In Opitutaceae bacterium TAV5, one genomic interval encodes:
- a CDS encoding ribose operon repressor RbsR, with product MQKKSVAKKRSSGESVASVTPVSVAPVVAGRLTMKDIARIAGVTLSTVSSALHGTGRVSETQRERIRQLATEYGYRPRAAAQLLRGKSTGQIGLLLPGEEPSKVLRGGYASIALGHLIKQCEQRKLGYHIEFYANPVPGAANPPRQLAGGLVDGVILCGYVDGGLREWLEGQDLYPWVSFEEPADYCVLSATDDGVFNGVQHLSALGHRRIALVAGPQVYTLHRLGHEGFMRAVSAFGIRCRKEWVCVFSEEDRAGKQRESLPWLRGLLVARPEERPTAIVTLDIDVGCTVVYEAARSGLDVPRDLSVLAVGSDHDAESMLPCLSTVEMDAEAMAGQALDLLGWRLRDALSEPQTRRLQPRLILRDTTAAPGVVGEGK from the coding sequence ATGCAGAAAAAGTCCGTTGCCAAAAAGCGTTCGTCCGGGGAGTCGGTTGCGTCGGTCACACCGGTTTCCGTTGCGCCGGTCGTCGCGGGGCGTCTGACGATGAAGGATATAGCCAGAATCGCCGGGGTGACGCTTTCCACGGTGTCCTCGGCCTTGCACGGCACGGGGCGCGTCAGCGAGACGCAGCGCGAGCGTATCCGTCAGCTTGCCACGGAGTACGGCTACCGGCCGCGCGCGGCGGCGCAGTTGTTGCGGGGTAAATCGACCGGACAGATCGGGTTGCTGCTCCCGGGCGAGGAACCTTCAAAAGTGCTCCGCGGGGGCTACGCGAGCATCGCGCTGGGGCATCTGATCAAGCAGTGCGAGCAGAGGAAGCTGGGGTATCATATCGAGTTTTATGCGAATCCGGTGCCGGGGGCGGCCAATCCGCCGAGGCAACTGGCGGGCGGACTGGTGGACGGTGTTATCCTTTGTGGATACGTGGATGGCGGATTGCGCGAATGGCTGGAGGGCCAGGATCTGTATCCGTGGGTGAGCTTCGAGGAGCCGGCGGATTACTGCGTGCTGTCGGCCACGGACGACGGGGTTTTTAACGGGGTGCAACATCTCTCGGCGCTCGGGCACCGGAGGATTGCGCTGGTCGCCGGGCCGCAGGTTTACACACTGCACCGGCTTGGACACGAGGGGTTCATGCGGGCGGTGTCGGCATTTGGCATCAGGTGCCGCAAGGAGTGGGTGTGCGTTTTTTCGGAGGAGGATCGGGCGGGGAAACAGCGGGAGAGTTTGCCGTGGTTGCGCGGTTTGCTGGTGGCCAGGCCGGAAGAGAGGCCGACGGCAATCGTCACGCTCGACATCGATGTGGGATGCACCGTGGTGTATGAAGCCGCGCGAAGCGGACTGGATGTGCCGCGCGACCTGAGTGTGCTGGCGGTCGGGAGCGATCACGATGCGGAGTCGATGCTGCCGTGTCTGAGCACGGTGGAGATGGATGCGGAGGCGATGGCCGGGCAGGCGCTGGACCTGCTCGGGTGGCGTCTGCGTGACGCCCTGAGCGAGCCGCAAACGCGGCGGTTGCAGCCACGGCTGATCCTCCGCGACACCACCGCCGCGCCTGGCGTGGTGGGGGAAGGGAAGTGA
- a CDS encoding anchor protein — translation MITTRLKNTSCLPLAGFAGFLVASLTAPLHADIVNAVASGEGFTTGTIWGEENPPSSANDYFAGSYRVETPSGTTDYTFGGKSLTLNGSGVLAFRGSGVVTIEDFRFGGTSGQIQNWSNNLARLAGKITVTSYGIINPTNNRTIEISSLIQGTGYLNIRNGTVQLTSANTYSGGTDIVFNSNGNGRLEALADGALGTGKVRLLDSGVSLKLSGGITHDYINDNADLQLHADLAAGAVELSFVGTDIIGRLSLDGGASWITSGTYGSLTSDAQHKLAVFSGDGILQVGAAIPEASASVLIVALGTVCATLGFRRRRCPG, via the coding sequence ATGATCACTACCCGTCTGAAAAACACCTCCTGCCTGCCTCTCGCCGGTTTCGCCGGCTTTCTTGTCGCCAGTCTGACAGCTCCCCTTCACGCGGACATCGTCAACGCCGTTGCATCGGGCGAAGGTTTCACAACCGGAACCATCTGGGGAGAGGAGAATCCTCCCTCGTCCGCCAACGACTACTTCGCGGGGAGCTATCGCGTCGAGACGCCATCCGGCACGACTGACTATACCTTTGGGGGAAAGAGTCTCACCCTGAACGGAAGCGGCGTCCTGGCCTTCAGAGGCTCCGGAGTCGTTACGATTGAGGATTTCCGTTTTGGTGGCACGTCAGGCCAGATACAGAACTGGTCAAACAACCTCGCCCGGCTTGCCGGCAAAATCACGGTGACCAGCTACGGCATCATCAATCCCACCAACAATCGCACTATTGAAATTTCCTCCCTGATTCAGGGAACGGGTTATCTCAACATCCGCAATGGCACCGTGCAACTGACCTCCGCTAACACTTACTCCGGAGGTACCGACATTGTTTTCAACAGCAACGGCAACGGACGCCTCGAGGCTCTGGCGGATGGTGCTCTCGGAACCGGCAAGGTACGCCTGCTGGATTCCGGCGTGTCGCTCAAACTCTCCGGCGGCATCACCCACGACTACATCAATGACAACGCCGATCTCCAGCTCCATGCCGACCTGGCTGCCGGTGCCGTCGAGCTGTCCTTCGTCGGAACCGACATCATCGGACGTCTCTCGCTGGATGGCGGCGCCTCCTGGATCACCAGCGGCACCTACGGTTCGCTGACTTCGGATGCGCAGCACAAGCTGGCGGTGTTTTCCGGAGACGGAATCCTGCAGGTGGGCGCGGCCATTCCCGAGGCATCGGCATCCGTCCTGATCGTCGCCCTGGGCACGGTCTGCGCGACCCTTGGCTTCCGCCGCCGTCGCTGCCCGGGCTGA